Proteins from a genomic interval of Zonotrichia albicollis isolate bZonAlb1 chromosome 27, bZonAlb1.hap1, whole genome shotgun sequence:
- the FEZ1 gene encoding fasciculation and elongation protein zeta-1 isoform X1 yields the protein MEAPLVSLEEEFEEGPADDGGSPPRPADPALAELESFSAEMMSFKSMEDLVQEFDEKLTVCFRNYDAATEGLAPVRGRLQAQEEEERLQDEEVWDALTDGFAPRGSPRPWQLPGTEALDGTDPQLGGKEEEEEEEEELTERSEQDSGINEEPLLTAEQVIEELEELMQSSPDPEADPEGEEEEEEEEDEEEEEESKADAEGKGGGGGTEPIVLRELHAFSPALNNNCSHEGLSARAGLGRLSARELLAAAGRAEAASRALSAELVAQLARRDELAFEKEVKTAFIGALLAVQGEQREQREAARRRRRDKGLSLQGARSERGGSMPRKRFSMEGISSILHSGLRQTFGPTTNEKQYLNTVIPYEKKGSPPSVEDLQMLTNILFAMKEGNEKVPTLLTDYILKVLCPT from the exons ATGGAGGCGCCGCTGgtcagcctggaggaggagtTCGAGGAGGGGCCCGCGGACGATGGGGGGTccccgccgcgccccgcggACCCCGCGCTGGCCGAGCTGGAGAGCTTCTCTGCCGAGATGATGAGCTTCAAGTCCATGGAGGACCTGGTGCAGGAGTTTGACGAGAAGCTCACCGTGTGCTTCCGCAACTACGACGCCGCCACCGAGGGCCTGGCGCCCGTGCGGGGCCGGCTGCAGgcgcaggaggaggaggagcgcCTGCAGGACGAGGA GGTCTGGGACGCTCTCACTGATGGCTTTGCCCCCCGGGGCTCCCCCCGGCCCTGGCAGCTCCCCGGGACCGAGGCCCTCGATGGCACCGACCCCCAG CTcggtgggaaggaggaggaggaggaagaggaagaggagctgaCTGAGAGGAGTGAGCAGGACTCTGGGATCAATGAGGAGCCGCTGCTGACAGCTGAGCAG GTCAtcgaggagctggaggagcttATGCAGAGCTCACCCGACCCCGAGGCTGACCCCGAGggtgaagaggaagaggaggaggaggaggatgaggaggaggaggaagaaagcaaGGCTGATGCTGAAGGCAAAGGTGGTGGTGGGGGCACGGAGCCCATCGTGCTGCGGGAGCTGCATGCTTTCTCCCCTGCCCTCAACAACAACTGCTCCCACGAAG GGCTCTCtgcccgggcagggctgggccggcTGTCGGCGCGGGAGCTGCTGGCGGCCGCGGGCCGGGCGGAGGCGGCGAGCCGGGCGCTCTCGGCCGAGCTGGTGGCGCAGCTGGCGCGGCGGGACGAGCTGGCCTTCGAGAAGGAGGTGAAGACGGCGTTCATCGGGGCGCTGCTGGCCGTGCAGGGCGAGCAGCGAGAGCAGCGAGaggccgcccggcgccgccgcagGGACAAGGGGCTGAGCCTGCAAGGGGCGCGCTCCGAGCGCGGCGGCAGCATGCCCCGAAAG CGCTTCAGCATGGAGGGCATCTCCAGCATCCTGCACTCCGGCCTGCGCCAGACCTTTGGCCCTACCACCAATGAGAAGCAG TACCTGAACACAGTGATTCCCTATGAGAAGAAGGGCTCACCACCCTCCGTTGAGGACCTGCAGATGCTCACCAACA TCCTGTTTGCCATGAAGGAGGGGAATGAGAAGGTGCCCACTCTGCTCACGGATTACATCCTCAAAG TGCTCTGCCCGACCTGA
- the FEZ1 gene encoding fasciculation and elongation protein zeta-1 isoform X2 — protein sequence MEAPLVSLEEEFEEGPADDGGSPPRPADPALAELESFSAEMMSFKSMEDLVQEFDEKLTVCFRNYDAATEGLAPVRGRLQAQEEEERLQDEEVWDALTDGFAPRGSPRPWQLPGTEALDGTDPQLGGKEEEEEEEEELTERSEQDSGINEEPLLTAEQVIEELEELMQSSPDPEADPEGEEEEEEEEDEEEEEESKADAEGKGGGGGTEPIVLRELHAFSPALNNNCSHEGLGRLSARELLAAAGRAEAASRALSAELVAQLARRDELAFEKEVKTAFIGALLAVQGEQREQREAARRRRRDKGLSLQGARSERGGSMPRKRFSMEGISSILHSGLRQTFGPTTNEKQYLNTVIPYEKKGSPPSVEDLQMLTNILFAMKEGNEKVPTLLTDYILKVLCPT from the exons ATGGAGGCGCCGCTGgtcagcctggaggaggagtTCGAGGAGGGGCCCGCGGACGATGGGGGGTccccgccgcgccccgcggACCCCGCGCTGGCCGAGCTGGAGAGCTTCTCTGCCGAGATGATGAGCTTCAAGTCCATGGAGGACCTGGTGCAGGAGTTTGACGAGAAGCTCACCGTGTGCTTCCGCAACTACGACGCCGCCACCGAGGGCCTGGCGCCCGTGCGGGGCCGGCTGCAGgcgcaggaggaggaggagcgcCTGCAGGACGAGGA GGTCTGGGACGCTCTCACTGATGGCTTTGCCCCCCGGGGCTCCCCCCGGCCCTGGCAGCTCCCCGGGACCGAGGCCCTCGATGGCACCGACCCCCAG CTcggtgggaaggaggaggaggaggaagaggaagaggagctgaCTGAGAGGAGTGAGCAGGACTCTGGGATCAATGAGGAGCCGCTGCTGACAGCTGAGCAG GTCAtcgaggagctggaggagcttATGCAGAGCTCACCCGACCCCGAGGCTGACCCCGAGggtgaagaggaagaggaggaggaggaggatgaggaggaggaggaagaaagcaaGGCTGATGCTGAAGGCAAAGGTGGTGGTGGGGGCACGGAGCCCATCGTGCTGCGGGAGCTGCATGCTTTCTCCCCTGCCCTCAACAACAACTGCTCCCACGAAG ggctgggccggcTGTCGGCGCGGGAGCTGCTGGCGGCCGCGGGCCGGGCGGAGGCGGCGAGCCGGGCGCTCTCGGCCGAGCTGGTGGCGCAGCTGGCGCGGCGGGACGAGCTGGCCTTCGAGAAGGAGGTGAAGACGGCGTTCATCGGGGCGCTGCTGGCCGTGCAGGGCGAGCAGCGAGAGCAGCGAGaggccgcccggcgccgccgcagGGACAAGGGGCTGAGCCTGCAAGGGGCGCGCTCCGAGCGCGGCGGCAGCATGCCCCGAAAG CGCTTCAGCATGGAGGGCATCTCCAGCATCCTGCACTCCGGCCTGCGCCAGACCTTTGGCCCTACCACCAATGAGAAGCAG TACCTGAACACAGTGATTCCCTATGAGAAGAAGGGCTCACCACCCTCCGTTGAGGACCTGCAGATGCTCACCAACA TCCTGTTTGCCATGAAGGAGGGGAATGAGAAGGTGCCCACTCTGCTCACGGATTACATCCTCAAAG TGCTCTGCCCGACCTGA